A segment of the Peptostreptococcaceae bacterium genome:
AAAAAGACCCGCATTTGATGTTAGATTCTTAACTTTAAAATCAATTTTGTTAACCATAATCAAGACCCCTTTTCACTACTTTTGTTACTATTATCTTACCACATCTGGAGTGTCAAAAGCAGGTAATTCAACATATTTTTGTGCTATTTACTTTCGCCTAATGGGTGAAAGTTGAATTTTGAAGAAACCCTTATGTATTATGGCTTTGAGGGTGTTTTTTAAATTGTTGACGTAGAATCTAGGTTTTATGCTTTTGCATTCCAAACTTTCATCAAACTGGATAGACCCCTTCCCTCTGATCTCCGATTGTATCGTCCAATCCATACTTCAGGGCCCTGCGTTCCTTAAAATACTCCATAGCCACCTCCGGAAAAAGCGCATAGGAAAGAACATCCTCTCCCTGCTCCATATAGGCTTTTATCTTATTCCTCGCTGCCTCGTATTGCGGAGGAATCAAATCGGCCGGGCGACAGGTAATGATTTCTTCATTTCCTATTATTTTTCTTCTTATTTCCTCGCTTATTTCAACGGTCGGTTTTCCGTACATGCCTTTGACGTATGCCTTCACTTCTTTCGGTATCACCTTGTATCTTTCTCCCATAATTACATTGAACACGGCCTGGGTACCTACTATTTGACTCGTAGGTGTAACTAGCGGAGGATATCCGAGATCCTCCCTCACCCTGGGAATTTCCTTTAGCACCTCATCAAACTTATTCATTGCGTTTTGCATCTTCAGCTGACTTACTAGATTCGACAGCATCCCTCCGGGCACCTGATAGACCAAGGCCTTTATATTTACCTCAAGAACCTTGGGGTCGAGAAGCCCCTCTTTCATGTACCTTTCCTTTATGGGATTGAAGTACTCGGCTATGCAGTTTAGCCTATCCATATTCAGCCCCGTGTCATACTGCGTCCCTCTCAGAGTCGCCACCATAGATTCCGTGGGCGGTTGGCTAGTTCCCCTTGAAAAAGGTGAAATTGCCGTATCCACTATGTCGGCTCCAGCCTCGATTGCCTTTAGGTAGGTCATCGAAGCCAGCCCGCTTGTTTCGTGAGAATGAACCTGCAAAGGCAGATTTACCTCTTCTTTAATGGCTCTCACCAATTCATATGCGCAGTAGGGCGTCAACAGCCCCGCCATGTCCTTTATACATATTGAATCGGCTCCCATTTCAGCCATCTCCTTCGCCAATTCAACATACATTGCCGTTGTGTGAACCGGGCTTACCGTATATGAAATGGCCGCCTGAGCATGTGCATTTTCTGCCTTAGCGGTCTCCATAGCCTTCCTCATATTCCTCGTATCGTTCAATGCGTCGAATATCCTTATTATATCTATGCCTCCGTAAACAGCTCTCTTTACAAACTCCT
Coding sequences within it:
- a CDS encoding oxaloacetate decarboxylase subunit alpha: MAKAVGITETVLRDAHQSLIATRMRTDEMEPILKKMDEAGYHSIEMWGGATFDASMRFLSEDPWDRLNKIRRMVKNTKLQMLLRGQNILGYKHYSDDIVEEFVKRAVYGGIDIIRIFDALNDTRNMRKAMETAKAENAHAQAAISYTVSPVHTTAMYVELAKEMAEMGADSICIKDMAGLLTPYCAYELVRAIKEEVNLPLQVHSHETSGLASMTYLKAIEAGADIVDTAISPFSRGTSQPPTESMVATLRGTQYDTGLNMDRLNCIAEYFNPIKERYMKEGLLDPKVLEVNIKALVYQVPGGMLSNLVSQLKMQNAMNKFDEVLKEIPRVREDLGYPPLVTPTSQIVGTQAVFNVIMGERYKVIPKEVKAYVKGMYGKPTVEISEEIRRKIIGNEEIITCRPADLIPPQYEAARNKIKAYMEQGEDVLSYALFPEVAMEYFKERRALKYGLDDTIGDQREGVYPV